Genomic window (Maylandia zebra isolate NMK-2024a linkage group LG11, Mzebra_GT3a, whole genome shotgun sequence):
AAACGCAGCAAACATCATGGTAAGTATTAACGTGCCATCCTGGAGGAAGGGGACTCGCTATGCTGCTGCCATACGTGACACTGACCCCAGCCAAATGCTAAACCAGTGAAACTACAGTTGGAATATATTTAAAGCCCTTCCTATTTTGGAGCGCGTCTCATTGTTGCCTGCTGTTAATTCCAgtaacaccaaagcagctgaagttCACTAACAACCCACTTCACTCCCCAGATCAGTTTAGCAGACTCGATGCTGTACTCTGATTAAAAGTGTTCCTTACATTGTTTGAGAAGTATATTAACATACAAGTACCTTAAAATATTAGAAGCAAAGTACTTGAATAAGTATACTTAGTTACCTTTCACAGCTGTGTAGTTTGTATGCTTTGAACAACCATCCTCCCACATTCACTTGTGCTCGCCTTACTCCAGTGTCCAAGGTGCCTAGCCAAAGGATGTCCTCCACCCCAGATGGGCCCACCCTCCTGCTCACCACGCTGTCCTCCTTCCCTTCTTCCATCCCGGCCGCCACGTCTGCAGATTCAAATGCCACCTCGTGCCAGGAGTGGGAGCAGACCCACCACCTGCTATTCCATGTGGGAAACCTGTCCCTGCTGTTGGGCCTGGCCATCCCGACTACCTTGGCTCTGCACATGATCACGCTGCGCCTCCTCCTGACAACAGGTCAGTTCACAGCTCGTTCCCGTGATGGGATCCAGAAGCAATGTAGTGGGGAAGATTTAAGGAACATAAAGTTATCACATCGTAAGCAGATGCGTATTCTGAGTAAAAGCTGCCCGTGCGTTAGTAAACTTCTACCAGGACAGGCTTGTTGACAGTTGACTGTAACGCTGgcattttaaagatttattGGAAACTGTTCTGCACAAACAGGGGAGACCCTAAAAGGCTGTGACAGTGGGAGATAAAAGCAGGATGGAAAAAGCACTTCCAACATGTTTATCTTTGCTTGGCAAGAGAATggagacaggaagcagcaggaCTTATTGAGGCTGTGGTTGTAATGTTGACAGCTCCGTTATTTATGCTGCTATTTTAGAGCAAGTCAAGTTTCAGTCTCTCAGAGAGCGAGTAAAGGAGAGTGCTGAAATGTGTAAGGCAGCAGTTTTGGTGGTTTTATCATAAGACTGGATGGGTAATCATTATATAACACCGAGTAAGACATTTATTCATGTATCCAGACGAGCACATTTCTAAATAATTGTCATGATGTCTAAAATCAAAATATGTGAATGCAATCATTATGAATTTGTGAGCGATACAAAAGTAAAGTTTTGGACAATACTCCCATATATGAGCTTAGAAACAGAGCAGTGTGTGGCTCAGCGTTGTCCCGTAAGTTTCCCATAGAGCGATTTATTTTAAACGTACTACATTTATGGAACAATTAGACTACCTCGCTTGTTTGTCTCACTGCCCAAAGCTTTATTATTGTTTTGCTGGCAAATTCAGATTCTGAAGTTCGAAATGTGCAAAAGATAAGTGAACAGAAGAAATAAACTGGGAGGAAATCATAAATGAATGgtggggtggctcaagacttttgcacagtagtgTACATTAAAGTAATTTCTGATATTACAACCATACCAGATAATTTCTCCAAGATAAGATGAAGTGTTTCTTGTCTCAGCGTGGTGTGTAATCAAGTGCAGTGTGTAAGTCGGGTTGTTCTTGCAGGATGTGGTTTATTCATCGCGTGGGCCACGCTGTTCAGGTGCAACATGGATCTAATGGTGTGGAACGTGGTCTTCCTGGTGATCAACTTCGTGCACCTTTTCTACCTTTTGTATAAACGCAGGCCGGTGAGTTCAGCATCAACATCACTCACATTATACAAGATCATTGCAGGCCGCCCACGTGTGCTCATCAGAGGAGCAGTGGAGCTTCTAGCTAATAAATATGGGTTCAGTTCTGTTTCGTGGTAACACAATGCGATTATGTCTGCAGCAGCACACACCTACACTTTGGAGCAGCAGACAGGAGGAGCAACAAAGTGCAGCCGTAGTTGTTTTTTCATCAGAGAATTAAAGCCTTTCATTCATTAAAgttcaaaaaacatttttataacttttataaaaaacattttctctcGAGTTACTTTGATTGTCTTAATAAGTGACTTGACATAAAGgactatttttatttctttcatccTTTAATTAACCAGGAAAGTACGAATAAAGCTTTTTTCATAGTGTCAGTGTCTGAAGTGTTTCTGAAATATATCTGGAGGACAAATTACAGCTGTTCTGGAAACTTTCCAGAGGTGTTTTTGTCTTCGGTGCAAACGAGACACGACTCGAGTGTACAAACTGTGGAGGCAACAGAATCATCCTGGTTATTCATGCGCTGGTTCCCTTTTCTTAAATGGTCAAActctctgtgtgtgaggtttTTTGAAACACTTTTGTGACTATTTACTCTTTATTCTCTTTATTTGTAGTACaacagttttaaaatgtatccACACAAAGTAGCTAAACAAACATAGTAAATATGCAGAATGCCCCATTTAAGAACAATATGCATCATGTTGTTGATTCATTAACTTGTGAATTCATATAATTCATGTATACTTATTATTTTCTATACCATAATTTATAAATGGCTCGTGTCATTATCCCAACTAGGCCTGTGCTTCAGTGCGCTGGGCTACACTGACTGTGGATGAATGCTCAGGTCAGACTAACCGTCTCAAACTGTTGCTGTCAGATTAAGATTGACAGGGAGCTGCGGTCAGTCTACAAGAGGATGTTTGAGCCTCTGCATGTGCAGGAGGCTTTGTTCCAGCGACTCACGGGACAGTTCTGCACCATTCAGACGCTGAAGAAAGGCCAGGCCTACGCTGCTGAGGACAAGACGTCTGTAGACGAACGCCTCAGCATTCTGCTCAAAGGAAAGTATGTGCTGTTTGTTTCCCTAATGAAAGTCACATAGGTCTGACTAATACACACGATTAAGGTTATTATTTTAACACCGTGCTTTTCTGATTTAGTTGGTCAGaattttgaatttcattttttttgtgtgtgatagGATGAAAGTTTCATACCGAGGCCACTTTCTGCACAACATCTATACCAACGCATTCATTGACTCTCCAGAGTTCAGGTCCACTGAGATGCACCGAGGAGAGAAGTTTCAGGTAAATTCACTTGCATGGAAGCTCTGACATAAAGGATGGACATCGTTTGCAGGGCCGATTTCCTTCTCTGGCTGTAAAAACATGTCTGACTTTGCAGAACATGAATATTCAATAAAGATTTAAGGAGGTCAAATTTCTTTAAACAGAGCTCTGGAACATCATAAAGTTTCACATGCATGGTAATTCAATGTAGCATATTTTTGAAGtactaataatactaataataataataatactaaacatagtaaaataaatgttcttttGCATTCAGAAATAACAAAAAGCTTTTGAGAAAGTTGTCATAAAATAAAGCGCTTAATTCAAAAACTTGTGGAAAGGTATCATTTGACTTTCCCGTCTTCTTTTTTCCTTAACTACACTTCATGTAAGCAGTCTGAAGTAATGTTAACTTTAAATCCTCTGAGGTCTCTGAACGTTCCCTTACTCATCTCCTTACAGACTTCTGTTCAGCCATAGACGCGCAGAGACGGCACAGTGTCTCAGTCAATCTGTAGATAGACGACGAGAACAATCAGGCCCAAGAAAACCGTGAAACGAAGCATATAAAAATATGTATCCCTACCTGTGGACACCTTAACACTTGTTAATGTGTCTGATTGACAGGTGACCATCATGGCAGAAGAGAACTGCAAGTTCCTGTGTTGGTCGCGAGAGAGACTTACCTATTTCCTGGAGTCAGACACTTTCCTTAATGAGGTTTTCAGGTTCCTCATCGGCAAAGATATCACCAACAAACTGTACTCTCTGAATGATGCCACACTCAGCGACAAGGTGAGTCCCGCTGGTGTCGATTTATTGGAGCATCTTGTTTAATGTGACAGCTGTAAGAGTGCTCACTGTGCTGACGAGGATGTTGGTCATGGATATGTTCTAGGCTGTGAAGAAAATGGACCGACAGCCCAGCCTGTGCTCCCAGCTGTCTATGAcgcaggtgagaaacagcatGGCGAGCAGCAGTGACACCGACGATGTTCTCAACCAGATCCTACGAGGTGGATCTGCTGGATCATCACTCCGTGAGTCTTAATGGGATATTTACTCTGTCACTGCAGCACGTGCTACAGCAGCGATCCACAGCTCTGCCAGTGTTCCCAGCAGCTCAAACGAGTGGGGCTCCCTCACTTCCTCCATAAATGTTCAGTGATGTTGAGGTTTATCTTTGGACTTCTGCATGTTGCCTCCTCGCAGGCTTCTGTTCACACGCACACATTTATATTTCTAAAGGTGCTGCTGAGATGAAATCCTCACCAGATGTTGGTAACAATCCATTCAATCCACACgtgaaaattaaaatatgtttaacagtgagaaacgacACATGAACACAGTGAGGTGCAAATAGTCatgaactctgaaatcctggCTCAGCTGCAGAGGGCTGGTGCAGTGGATTCAAGCGGAGGCTATGGCCACCTTGGGCGCCATGCAGATCCTGGTCCACGATACACTGGTTTGACTCGAGACGTTGTTGGACGCAGAGCGGATGGAAATTAAGTGTGTGCATGGGGATAGTCACATAGATCCCACGGTGCCAGTGGAAATAACGTATACATAGACTCGAGGCTGTGGTTTGACAAGTTAATGGGGCAGTGTGAAGAGGTGCGCTCACAACGTGTAGGGACATGTGATGTttgtgctgcgctcagtggTGATGCAAAGTCGTCTAACACTGCTGATTCTACTGGTAGGGCAGATAGTGTGCTAGTTTGGGCCATTAGTGGGGGTCCTGTTCGAGCACACTGGCATGGACCCCATCATGGCATCATGGCACAGGGTATCGCTTTCATAAGTTCCTTCATGAGGACGAATGCAGTTGGGATCGCTGGCTGGACCCTGTGTTGTTGGCACTTCGGGAGGTGCCCTAAGCATCCATGAGTTGCTGTTCAGCAGGAAGCTGCAGGGGCTGTTGGACCTTAAAGAACACCGTGAGGaaggtccaagcccgggtaagaGTGAAATTCTGACGTTCCTTGTAGCACACCTGTGCATCAGAGAGGTTCCTGAGGCAGGCGGGGCTCACAGCCAACCTGAAGAAGTGTGCggttggatggagggagggaCAGTATCTGAGGTCCCACTTGGGATGGTTGTTACCGACATCTGGTGAATTTTATGTCAATAAcacctttagaaatatatttcttCAAAAATTGGTGAAATGTTTACTCGCTGTATGTGATGTTAAAACAGTTCTTCTGTAGTGCTAGCTAAATGCTGTACACACGCTTAATGTAATTGATCTGTGCAGCATGAATGCATAAAGATGAGAAGGGGGAAAGGATGCATGGTAGGATTGTAGGATGACATTAAGTAGCAAATATTATGCTGCTGGCTGGAAGCAACGCAAGGGAATAAGATAGCAGTGAAGGAACACACAGGTGGACTGTCTTATGCAGAAAATGTCATCTGAAAGGTAAACTGCATGGTGGAGTCAGCAGAGAATTCATTTCATTCACTTTTGTCCTATaacaccaaaacacaacacagttgCCTcagggcactttatattgtaacggCCAAGGAGGGGCGCCCAGCTGCAGTGGATGATACAGGACAAGGACACCCTGTGGaagagagattaataataactaatgattacatGCAGAGTGCTGCATATGCTCACACTTCAGATTGTTTAGCCACAATGTtccatatttttttcattttgtgtttttctagaGATTTCACCCGGCACCAAAGCATCCTCAAAAATGAATCCTATAGAAGAAGGCATGGAGGATGATGTGTTTGAAGAATCGGCCTCGTCTGACCACATGCCCAACACTTCCACTGAGAATGTGTAGCCAGCAGCGCCCACAGGGGCATACTATGGAgtccaacacagctgacacaactTTCCTTGTGTTAGCTTGAGGGAACGCAAAGCCCCATCAGACACGATGGGTATCATGACGGTGGTTGTCAACTTATGTTTCCTCACATAAAAATGTGCATCTCATGTGTCATATGTCTTTTCATCCCTGTGACTGCAACATACTAATTAGGAGATGTTATCAGAGAAGAATCTTTAAAAAACTTCAAAAATATAACTACAATGTAATATTGTTGCAAATAGGACCAAAGTTAATGCTGCAAACATCTTTAATACAGTGATTTAGCACAAAGTAAACCTTTTTAATTgagataatatatttattttaccccTGAGTGCGCTCTAAAGCTGAAACTTCAAACTGGATCGATAGCGTAATAAAGGCTATAGGAGCAGTTCAGGCAGTGTAAAGGAGACACGTAAATCTCAGAAGGTTGATTATGTTCtctcactgaaaacatccagatgaacagaatcaacctttaaagtataaaaacatttatatattttctgcATCACCAACTGAGACATACAACTTAACAAATTTCTCATATAAAATTTATTCTCCCAGCAAAGAATCCTTTTAAGAATCAGTGAAACGTGGTACTAACTCATTTTAATCTGAAACTCTAAACCACGGAGTTTACAAAGACAGCCACTGTCATCATGCAAACCTCTGTGTTTAAGTCCAACATAGCTCACTAACCCTTAATCTTGCTTCATAGCACATCACTCAGCTCTATAGTCTATAGATATGTTTAGCACTAACTGGGATAGCTGCAGCTCCGGAGGCAGAGCAGATGGTCTACGGTTggctggtttgatccctggctgatCTCCAGTCTGCACGCTGAAGTATCCTCAGGCAAGATACAAAACCCagagttgctctctgatgcactCATCAGAATATGAATGTGTCattgttagatagaaagcacttaggctTAGAAGGTCTTGCATGAGCGGATGTGAATAGATGACTGAGGCATGCTGTACtgactttgagtgctcaagtagAAACTGTTCATTTACCATCAGTACATATTTGTCTCAGACCTGAACAAACAGCAGCAAAGTTGATACATTATGTCATATTACACTATAATGTTCTTAGTTCTTACTGCAATTGTTTCATTTGGAGTTCACTGTGTATTAAATGTATGTGATCACATGTATGTACAGTGCATCCAGAAGGCATTCACAGCTAGTTCCATATCCTGTCATGTTACGGTGCTTTTCCACCCTAAAACCCTACACACATACCCCGCAGTGACAAAGGGGAAAATGTTGGCTTGAAAATTCttcaaaatgtattaaaaaaaccaaaaacgaaTTACATGTGCATATGTTTCCATAGTTTTCACAGTCAGACCTGAGCTAAGGAGCATCCTGTTTCTACTCAGTATCTGTCACATGTTTCTACAACTTTGTTGACCGTCGTAAATTCAGTTAATTGGACAGGATTTGAAAAGGTATGCATCTGTCTATATGAGGTCCCCTAGTGGACAGTTTATACTGAAGCACAAACCAGTCCAGGagtctaaggctacgttcacactgcaggtcttaatgctcaattccgattttttgatcaaatccgatttttttgtctgctcgttcacactacaaataaaatgcgacagcaaacgcgctctagtgtgaacgctcaaagcggcccgcatgcgcaaaagaagctgtcacacacaacgagctctgtttagacccagagcaacagtattgtttgactgatggcccttaatatgcAGACTTCGGACttcgtttcccaatttttgctttaagttattttgttatttacataataatgtaaataacctaataatgatccttattgctgtttaagagaggagcggtgcttcaaatgatagctgcagatttctgtcagaatctgcagattatacagtacaaataaaatgttcacattgtcttcccaacagtttcactaacatctacactggatggccaggaagcgttcgcgttgtcttatcgggcgcttctctggcgctgataattggcttcagtcttgtgtcggtgacgtaaaaggcggatttaatgcgacttgaccgttcaaacagcagtcgctttctaaaacatcggatatgtatcggattcagtaccacatacgaaagtgacccagatcggatttgaaaatatcggatttgcgccgttcacactgtcatagcatgatcggatatgggtcgcatagggtcaaaaaaatcggatttgatgcgctttcgcctgcagtgtgaacgtagcctaagaagTTGCCTGTACACTTCCAAGACAGGATTGTAATTGAGGCCCAGATCGGGCGAAGGGTACATTTCTGTCACATTGAACAAATGTtggaccttttttattttaaattcactTGTTTTCTGTGTAGTTagtcatgcatttttaaattaaatactgTGAAGATATCCACACAAGCTTTGGTGTAGAAGTGGCCGTAATAATACTGCAAAGATCTGATTTCTGATTCACTGATAGTGAAGAAACGCACACATCATGGGAAGCAGCAGCCTATTGCAGCGAcactaagggaggattcggggtcacctgatccagccctaactgtgtcagcaaaaaggaaagtgtgCTTTAAGTCTGCTCTTTTGGGGTAATACGGTACTGAGAGTTCATTAAGATTTGAGCCCTTTTTGAAATGATTAAACTATTTTTAGGATTTAAAccctttaaatctcagtttaaacatttgagttACTAAATAATTATTGAAAAAAAACTAACAGAAAGCTGCTTTTTTCCATATAAATAGTACGGGAGTGGGACGCTGGTGCTGATTAGAGTCTTGGACGTTTCAAAGATCAGCAACAAAACTGATTTTCATGCATTCTTTTGTATATATGGTTCCAGATACTCCCTAAAACGTTCACCTCAACTAAAACCACATGTTTAATCTCTGCCATTGCAGTGTAAAACAGAAGTATTGATTCCTTACTGGAGGGATGGATTTTGTCAtttaagttatttaaaaaagttaCAGAATTACTGAATCTAACACAGAGCATGAAGTTAGTTTGTACAGTGGGTCAAACGTCATCCTGCTTTACGCCTCCTTGTTTGTTGCAGACTAAATATATATGATGGATGAAAGTGGAGctaaaggcagaggaagaagGAGATGCTGCGGCTCGATGATGACAAAATGTCAGTCTACTGGAAGTGCAAAATACTACAGACCCCtggcggcatcgtggtggggggcggcatcacagcagagtgaagctgaccccccacccacttgaaacgtaaaggcaaataggcggagcggttagtgctacgtttgtgcagatttgtgcaggtaaaattagcgtttgtgctgctacggttttcgagatattaaactttattttataggtcattcaaaggtcaccatccccccagactgctccaaaacaaaccaaaatggtcgacttttttagtgctacgtttgtgctggtttgtgctgcaaaaatgtttgtttgtgctgctaacattttaaaatgtttaataaaataacgtcttgatgcgtgcttaatcatccaggtaagtaaatcccaaaaggttgattctgttcatctggacattttcagttggagaaacgtttcgtcatcatccaagtgacttcttcagtctcagctgactgcaggtttccccaaccttataaacacatgtgagtgaagttgccccccctaccttcttcaaatcgaacaaaattgatgtcaaacatttatcctgcaaattattttgtttgtgcaggttatGTTTCCCTaattttataaacagtacatgtacagtgagagagagatgttacatctgtcttcacttgcatcccagtcataGAAGCGTTGGAGGTCGTtcataagagattacaggatcatcccaacctcagcaacaggaccactctcagcactgatcagttgtgtttgcttttggaactgtctTAATTCCACCTATTTTGCATAAGGGTCAGTACAGGCAGAAATCTAGGTGTGCCATGGGTTCCCACAGGCCCCTGGTCAAAGTCACCAAACCAGTTTGTAAGCAGGTACAGGTGTGGCCAGAAGGGTCTTCAGAGGCactgcttttccaccacagGGTGAATCTAGGTGTGCCATGGGTTCCCACAGGCCCCTGGTCAAAGTCACCAAACCAGTTCGTAAGCAGGTACAGGTGTGGCCAGAAGGGTCCTCAGAGGCactgcttttccaccacagGCTGCCACACACGACAACACCACAGACTTTCAGGAATATACAGAAACTGTCACTGCCTACATCCCAAAATGCAtcgatgatgtcacagagaccaGGACTATCACTGTCTGGGCCAATCAGAAACCATGGCTCACAGGTCAGGTTTAAATGCTCCTAAAGTTGAAAAATGCAAGCCTTCAGAGCCGGGAATTAGGTGAGTCTAAGAACAGCAAGGGCAAACCTGTCACGTGGCATCAGCTACAGCAAAGCTTCAGCGACAGCAGAGATACTTGGAGGCAGTGGCAAGGAATAcaaaccatcacagactacaagcCCACTCTACAGACCGTGGTGACACAATCCCCAGACAGTGTGTGGAGATCCCTCCACCATCATTACTGAACCCAAGAAGTCATCTATCTCCTGCTTTAAGGACTACCGTCCTGTCAAACTCACCTCCATCATTATTAAGTTAAGTGCTTTGAACGGTTAGTCGtgcatcaaatcaaattatCGCTTTCCCCCAACCTGGATCCATTTCAGTTCGCATACCGGTCAAAACGCTCAGCCGATGATGGAATTTCAACTGCCCCTCACTCAGCCCTCACACATCTGAACACTAGAGACTCATATGTCAGAgtgctgttcatagacttcagttcagcattcaacaccatcaTTCCCCAGCAACTCATTCACAAACTGGATCTGCTGGGGATCAGCACCTTGCTGTATAACGGGCTGCTAGATTTCTTGACAGGAAGACAGCAGACAGTACGGGTCAACAGCAACACCTCCAGCCCAAGAACACGGAATACGGGGGCTCCCCAAGGATGTGTGTTGAGCTCccttctcttcactctgctgacccacgaCGAGATCTACTACAGGGGTGAAGTTAACCATCTGCCAGAGTggtacagcaacaacaacctgtccctgaatgtggagaagaccaaCAGTGACTCTACTTCCTCTGCAAACTGAGAAGCACAAGAGATTCAACCCCCATTATGAGCACCTTTTACAGAGGCACAGTTGAGAGTATCCacaccagctgcatcactggtGTGGTATGACTCCTGCATTGGGTTCTGCAGGAAAAAATGACAACGGGTAGTGAGAGCAGCAGAGAGCATTGTGGGGACCTCTCTTGCCTCCCTCCCCAGGAGATCTACTGCACCTGCCTCATCTGGAAGGTCCTCTCCATTACAGGTGACTCCACTCATCCCTTCAACAGcgtcttcagtttgctgccatcaggaaggatACTGAAGAGCCTCCGGGgcagaaccagcagactgagagacagcttcgtcCATCGGGCTGTCAGGATGCTGACCATCTCTGGATCGAGAAGGGGGGcccaagggtacatctttcgccatcctacaatgctgtgattgtagccattccccactttctgtgaatggtactcatggccattgatcaataGGCTTTGATTAGTtgtcattgatcaatggtcataagAATTTGCATACTAACAATCATGGAATTAACCCCCCAgcacattgttcattcagtggcgcTAGTTTCCTTcactatgcaaatgtactgtttatatggttggggaaacctacagtcagctgagactgaagaagtcacttggatgagtgacgaaacgtttctccaactgaaaatgtccagatgaacagaatcaaccttttgggatttacttacctggatgattaagcacgcatcaagacgttattttattaaacattttaaaatgttagcagcacaaacaaacatttttgcagcacaaaccagcacaaacgtttgacatccattttgtttgattccattaatatgggggggctggttgacctctagaaatttttgttaatatctttaaaataataacggcacaaacaaaaatttctgcagcacaaaccagcacaaacgtagcacaaacgtttgataccacttttgttggatttgggtaatgtgggggggctggttgaccttttgacctttacattttcattaatatctttaaaacagaagcagcacaaacgaaaattttagcagcacaaaccagcacaaacgtagcacagttgattgacacccattttgtttgatttaattaatgtgggggggctggttgacctctgatgacctctagaaattgttattaatatctttaaaatgatagcagcacaaacgaaaatctttgcagcacaaacgtagcacgaatgtttgataccacttttgttggatttgggtaatgtgggggggctggttgacctttacattttcattaatatctttaaaacagaagcagcacaaacgctaattttacctgcacaaaccagcacaaatgtagcactaaaaaagtagaccattttggtttgttttggagcagtctggggggatggtgatgtcatcagcaaaaaatataa
Coding sequences:
- the popdc1 gene encoding uncharacterized protein popdc1 gives rise to the protein MEPPDFESMNFTVAPEVSAYPVCKEWKEGAEGSVFHLANIFLFLGFMGGSGFYGLFYLFTFLTLGFFCSTLWSWSDSCTTDSFLWSLAIFAVCLVQVLHMSYRLRSFSFDKDFQELYSCMFKRVGVSLSHFGKIVACCDGEVQTLEKDRCFAVEGKTAIDKLSVLLSGRIRVTVNGEFLHYIYPFQFLDSPEWDSLQPSEEGVFQVTLRADNPCRYVAWRRKKLYLLFAKHRYIAKIFALVVRNDIAEKLYSLSDKTFDRYGHRYDLRLPCYPHMPGTEIERADDHLQVPVQSRGAPVAPCRSSWALLSPCSPFSVFLSAVWNVRRTQHQRLQLSGRFPLSLLSRAPPAAPLIVSKVPSQRMSSTPDGPTLLLTTLSSFPSSIPAATSADSNATSCQEWEQTHHLLFHVGNLSLLLGLAIPTTLALHMITLRLLLTTGCGLFIAWATLFRCNMDLMVWNVVFLVINFVHLFYLLYKRRPIKIDRELRSVYKRMFEPLHVQEALFQRLTGQFCTIQTLKKGQAYAAEDKTSVDERLSILLKGKMKVSYRGHFLHNIYTNAFIDSPEFRSTEMHRGEKFQVTIMAEENCKFLCWSRERLTYFLESDTFLNEVFRFLIGKDITNKLYSLNDATLSDKAVKKMDRQPSLCSQLSMTQVRNSMASSSDTDDVLNQILRGGSAGSSLQISPGTKASSKMNPIEEGMEDDVFEESASSDHMPNTSTENV